The region TGGAGCAGTTGATACCTAATGGTGTCCGGGACAGAGGGAAAATTCAAAAGAGAAAGCAGATAATTGAGACGCTTGGCTTTTCCGGGACTCGACTTCTCTTGCCATTCTTGAATGGTGGGGCCGAAGGGCTCAGAAACCTTACCCTCTACGGCGATAGAAATAAGGCCGCCTTCAGTGCGGGCCAAAGCCCAGACATCGTTTTGCGATGACCGAGAGCTGCCCGGCAATGCGACTTTGTGCTCCGGGAAGGCGAGCAAGAGTTCTAAAGACGGAAATCGGGGTGTCAAAACAGACTCAATTTCCGGAGGAAAGCCGTCTGACTCCTGCCAAGAATGGGCGAGCGTCCGGGCAGAAAATCCCCGTTGCCATTGTTTGACCGGTTCGGCCAAAAACTGTGCCCATTGATCTACACTTGAAGCTGGAATGTAGACTCTACTCAAAACGCGACGCCCCCTCTATCCTTCCGCCCCTTGGCCGAAAAGCTTGTCAAGCATCCGGTCCATGGCCTCTCTCGTCACTGGTTTGGCCAGATACTCGGTTATCCCGGCGGCCATGAAAGACTCCCTATCCCCGGACATGGCGTAGGCGGTCATGGCCACCACCGGCATTTCGACATTCCGGGCCCCGGCCAATCCGGCCCGGATGGCCCTGGTTGCCTCGACCCCGTCCATGACCGGCATCTGTATATCCATGAGCACCAGATCAAATGTCCCTTCCTTCAGGGCCTCCAAGGCCTGGCGGCCATCCTCCACCGTGGCCACGGTGTGACCCGACTTCTCCAGGAGCATCGACGCGGCCAGACGGTTGACCGGTTCGTCCTCGGCCAGGAGAATACGCAAATGGGGCCCCGTCGCGGTCGAATCTGTCCCTCGAACCGGACTCGGGCCAATCGTCGGCTCGACTTGGCCGAAGGTCACACAGAAATGAATGGTCGTGCCCTCCCCGGCCTGGCTTTCCAGTGAGATATGCCCATCCATGAGTTCCACCAGTCGCTTGCAGATGGAAAGGCCCAGACCGACCCCCTGAAACTGCCGCTGGTATCCCTCACCGAGCTGGGTGAAGGGCTTGAACAGGAAATCGATCTTGTCGTCGGGGATGCCGATGCCCGTATCTATTACCGAGAACAGGACCCGGCAGGTTCCGGACGTGACTGTGGGTAGTGGGTAGACCTCAATGGCGATGGATCCCTGGCCGGTGAACTTCAAGGCATTGCCGACAAGGTTGTTCAGGACCTGCTGGAGCCGGGCCCCGTCGCCCATGACCTGCCTGGGAACCCCGGGATGAAGGTATCGCCGGAGATCGATCCCCTTTTCCTCGGCTCCGATCCGGAAAAGACCGCAGACCTGGTCTATCAGTTCTTCCAGATCGAGGGGCTCGGACTGGATCTCTATCCTGCCGGCCTCGGCCTTGGAGATGTCCAGAATATCGGAAAGCAGTTGGGTCAATTTGCCTGAGGCCTGGGCGGCGGCCTGAAGATACTCCTCCTGCTCCCGGTCCACCCGCGTCGTCTGCAGGAGTTGAAGCATGCCGAGGATGCCGTTCAGCGGGGTCCGCAGATCGTGGCTCATGTTGGCCAGAAACACCGACTTGGACCGATTGGCCTTCTCGGCCTTTTCCCTGGCCTGCTGGATGGCCTCCTCGGCCCTTTTTCGATCTGTAATGTCCGCTGCCACGCTGAGCACGGCCGGAGTATCGCCCCAAAGGACCTTCTTGGCCGTCACCTCCAGACGAAAGACACTGCCGTCCTTGCGGAAGTGGCCGACTTCGAAGGTGTCCTCGCCTGTTTCTTCGATCTTCCGGAACCGCTCGGCCAGTTTTTCCTCGCTTTCGGGCACGTCCAGCTCGTGCAGGTTGACGGCCATGAACTCGTCCCGTCCATATCCGTGCATGTCGAACGTGCGCTCGTTGGCGTACAGGAACCGGCCATCGTAGTCGTGAACGGTGATTGAACATGGGGCCAGATCGACCATCTCGGCCAGCAGGCGCATCCGCTCGGCCAAACGTTTGGCCTCGGTGATGTCGTGGAGAAAACAGACAGCCTTGCCCCCGTCGTGATCCATCCACCTGGCGCTGACCTGGACATCAACCAGACCACCGTCCTTGCGGCGGTGTCTGGTCTCGAAACACAGGCCCCCGCTTTCCTCCACGGCCCGCATTCGACCCTCGAAGCCATCTCGGTTGTCTGCATGGTCCACGTCCCAGACCTGCAGACGGCACAACTCCTCCATCTCATAGCCGAGCATGTCCGACGCGGCCCTGTTGACCCGCAGTATCCGGCCGTCCATTCCCACCAGCCAGAACCCGTCAAAGGCCGTGTCCAAAATTCTCCGGGACTGGACCTCGGCCTCCAGGCGAGAGGAAATATCCCGGGCCTGGCCAAAAAAGAAGCGGCGGCCGTCAAGAGCGAAAGAGACGGCGTTGACCTCCACAGGATACGTCGTGCCGTCCGCCCGACGATGGACCGACTCAAAAAGCACAGCCTCGCTGTCCTCGCGATCCCGCCAAAACTCGGCTGCGGCATCCTTCTGAAAATTGACGTCTACGTCCTCGATGCCGAGGGTCAGAAGCTCTTTCCGGGACCTGCCCGTGGCCCAGCAGGCCTCGGCGTTGACGTCCACGAACTGCCAATTCTCATCAACCACGAAGATGGCGTCCTTGGACGTCTCCACCAGCCGCCGGTAGCGCTCCTCGCTGGACTGCAGCCGATCCGTGGCCCGAGTCCGCTCCGTCAAATCGATGCCCAGACAGGTCACATCCTGGGGAAAACCTCCGGCGTCCAAGGTCAGGACATTGGCCCAGGAAATGATCAACCGCTCTCCTGCCCGGGTCACGATGTCATTTTCGTACCTGGAGAACCCGTGGGTATGCTTCCGGGCCATGACCTGCCGAAAGACGTTTTGGATCCGGTCGCGAATGTCCTCGGGGACGAAAATCTCGAACCAGTCCCGGCCCAGAACCTCCCCTGCCGTCCAGCCGGTCAGTTCGAGCAGGTGCCGGTTGGCGAACAGAATTCTTCCCTGGGGATCGATGGTCACCCCGATCTGGGGGGCGTCCTCGATCACATGGTGCCATTTGCGCTCAGATGCGAGCAGGGCCTCCTCGGCCTGTTTTCGTTCGGTTATTTCGGTGAAGAAATTCAAGGTTGCCGGGCGTCCGTCCCAGTCGATGACCGTTCCGGAGACCTCCAGCCAGATCCCGAGTCCCTCTTTGGTCAAGCCCCGAAATTCGTAGCGTTCCGGAACCAGGCGATCCGCGAGACGCCCTTGGTGCTGTCTCAATACCAGGGATCTATCGTCGGGGTGGACCAGATCAAGAATGTCGAGCTGAAGGAGTTCGCCGGGCGAATATCCCGATTTTCTAGACAACCAGGGATTGGCAAACCGGATCATCCGGTCCTGGATGACGGCGATGCCCTGGCGGGCGTTCTCGACAATGCACTCGAGCTGCGAAAGCTTGTCGGAGACTTCGAAACACTTGCCTCGTCCAACATCCGCCACGAGGACCTCCTTGGTGAAACGGACCCGCGCTCGGGGGTTGCAATCCCACACTACCATCTGTCCGGGCCGAGCACAACGACTTTCGAGGTTCGCGGCGGAAAGATGACTTATTGGGACGGACGGTCCAAAACCTCCCGGACCAGGGTCAGAAGTTCCCCGATTTTGAAGGGTTTGCCCTGGAAAGCCGCCGCCCCGGCCTCCAGCGAAACCCGGACCTGATCGTTCAGGGCGTATCCGCTGGCGATGATCACCCTGACCTTGGGGTTCAAGGCCAGCAATTCCAGCAGGCATTGATGCCCGCCCATGCCCGGCATGTTCAAATCCAGGAGCACAAGGGCCACCCGCTCCTGATTGGCCTCGAACACGCTCAAAGCCTCCTCCCCGCCGGCGGCCTCCAAAACCTCGTACCCGGCATCGGACAAGGCCTCCATGGTCAAGTCCCTAAGATCCGCCTCATCGTCAACGATAAGGATGGTCTCACGACCGGACCTAAAAATCTGAGTTTCCGGAGAAGTGCTCGGTTCCGGCCGGACGGCCGTCGGATCGGCCGGCAGAAAAATTGTAAACGTCGTCCCCCGGCCGATGATGCTGTCGCAGACGATGGCTCCACCATGATCGGTGACGATCCCGTAGACCGAGGCCAGGCCCAGGCCGGTACCCTTGCCCACTTCCTTGGTGGTGAAGAAGGGCTCGAACATCTTGTCCATGATCCTCCGGCTCATCCCTCGGCCAGTGTCGGCCACCGTCAGCCGGACATATGGCCCCGGCGACAGGTCTTCGGGCCCCTCACCTTCCTCCAGAATCCGGTTGGAGGTGGACAGGCTGAGGACGCCCCCCTGGGGCATGGCGTCGGCGGCGTTGGTGGCCAG is a window of Deltaproteobacteria bacterium DNA encoding:
- a CDS encoding PAS domain S-box protein, with the translated sequence MVVWDCNPRARVRFTKEVLVADVGRGKCFEVSDKLSQLECIVENARQGIAVIQDRMIRFANPWLSRKSGYSPGELLQLDILDLVHPDDRSLVLRQHQGRLADRLVPERYEFRGLTKEGLGIWLEVSGTVIDWDGRPATLNFFTEITERKQAEEALLASERKWHHVIEDAPQIGVTIDPQGRILFANRHLLELTGWTAGEVLGRDWFEIFVPEDIRDRIQNVFRQVMARKHTHGFSRYENDIVTRAGERLIISWANVLTLDAGGFPQDVTCLGIDLTERTRATDRLQSSEERYRRLVETSKDAIFVVDENWQFVDVNAEACWATGRSRKELLTLGIEDVDVNFQKDAAAEFWRDREDSEAVLFESVHRRADGTTYPVEVNAVSFALDGRRFFFGQARDISSRLEAEVQSRRILDTAFDGFWLVGMDGRILRVNRAASDMLGYEMEELCRLQVWDVDHADNRDGFEGRMRAVEESGGLCFETRHRRKDGGLVDVQVSARWMDHDGGKAVCFLHDITEAKRLAERMRLLAEMVDLAPCSITVHDYDGRFLYANERTFDMHGYGRDEFMAVNLHELDVPESEEKLAERFRKIEETGEDTFEVGHFRKDGSVFRLEVTAKKVLWGDTPAVLSVAADITDRKRAEEAIQQAREKAEKANRSKSVFLANMSHDLRTPLNGILGMLQLLQTTRVDREQEEYLQAAAQASGKLTQLLSDILDISKAEAGRIEIQSEPLDLEELIDQVCGLFRIGAEEKGIDLRRYLHPGVPRQVMGDGARLQQVLNNLVGNALKFTGQGSIAIEVYPLPTVTSGTCRVLFSVIDTGIGIPDDKIDFLFKPFTQLGEGYQRQFQGVGLGLSICKRLVELMDGHISLESQAGEGTTIHFCVTFGQVEPTIGPSPVRGTDSTATGPHLRILLAEDEPVNRLAASMLLEKSGHTVATVEDGRQALEALKEGTFDLVLMDIQMPVMDGVEATRAIRAGLAGARNVEMPVVAMTAYAMSGDRESFMAAGITEYLAKPVTREAMDRMLDKLFGQGAEG
- a CDS encoding response regulator: MVHDGSKGKPEYLSTVMRDISERKAAEAERERLQDRLNQVQKLEALGTLAGGVAHDFNNILQAIGGSTQALLKDKASGARDHARLKTIERSVERAAELVRRLLIFSRKAESQRVLVDLNWEIEDAVMVLTQTIPRMIEVVTDLEPSLWPIHADPVQIEQMLFNLATNAADAMPQGGVLSLSTSNRILEEGEGPEDLSPGPYVRLTVADTGRGMSRRIMDKMFEPFFTTKEVGKGTGLGLASVYGIVTDHGGAIVCDSIIGRGTTFTIFLPADPTAVRPEPSTSPETQIFRSGRETILIVDDEADLRDLTMEALSDAGYEVLEAAGGEEALSVFEANQERVALVLLDLNMPGMGGHQCLLELLALNPKVRVIIASGYALNDQVRVSLEAGAAAFQGKPFKIGELLTLVREVLDRPSQ